The following proteins are encoded in a genomic region of Dictyoglomus sp. NZ13-RE01:
- a CDS encoding sugar ABC transporter permease — MEKTIKKSAILMVLPLILFFVFLTIFPFLYMLFMSFHHYNLLEWKPPYFIGLENYINVFKDQGVKSSLSFTITLVLVALPIEILLGTFIAIFIQNLIGEKFVRSVLLIPMMVPAVVAGVMWKMLFNVEYGPVNYFLSLLNIDKIPWLGSSFYSKVAVIIMDIWQWTPFIFLVLYAGIQTIPQDLIEAGKVDGANRWMILRHIEFPMLKPLFWILIILRLVDILKLFDIVYMTTFGGPGYATHSISFYIYKVSVSFGWDVGYGSALSVLLLVVITILTTILIRTMRLWELLEL, encoded by the coding sequence TTGGAAAAAACAATTAAAAAATCTGCCATATTAATGGTTCTTCCTTTAATTCTTTTCTTCGTTTTTCTTACGATTTTTCCCTTTTTATACATGCTTTTTATGTCATTTCATCATTATAATTTGTTAGAATGGAAACCTCCTTATTTCATTGGGCTTGAGAATTATATAAATGTATTCAAAGATCAAGGTGTAAAGTCATCATTGAGTTTTACCATAACTTTGGTTTTAGTGGCATTACCTATTGAAATTTTATTAGGAACCTTTATAGCAATATTTATTCAGAATCTTATAGGAGAAAAATTTGTAAGAAGTGTACTGTTAATACCTATGATGGTTCCTGCAGTTGTAGCAGGAGTTATGTGGAAAATGCTATTTAATGTAGAATATGGTCCTGTTAATTATTTTCTAAGTTTATTAAATATTGATAAAATTCCTTGGTTAGGAAGTTCTTTTTATTCTAAAGTAGCTGTTATAATAATGGATATATGGCAATGGACTCCTTTTATATTCCTGGTATTATATGCGGGAATTCAAACGATTCCTCAAGACTTAATAGAAGCAGGAAAAGTTGATGGGGCAAATAGATGGATGATCTTGAGACATATAGAGTTTCCAATGTTAAAACCATTGTTTTGGATTCTTATTATTCTTAGACTTGTAGATATCTTGAAACTATTTGATATAGTTTATATGACAACTTTTGGAGGACCAGGTTATGCTACCCATAGTATAAGTTTTTATATTTACAAAGTGAGTGTTTCTTTTGGATGGGATGTAGGATATGGTTCAGCTTTAAGTGTACTACTTTTGGTAGTAATTACTATCTTAACTACTATATTAATTAGAACTATGCGTCTATGGGAATTATTAGAACTTTAG
- a CDS encoding sugar ABC transporter substrate-binding protein, giving the protein MRKYLVFLMFVLIFILGPNLQAQKEVVLNVWSSPDNADALTDIANRFMQKYPNIKVQVTPISWEVLYPRMLADVATKTGAFDVATWDVMTAGAVAPGFVDLEEFRKQNPDLVDPKWDPKDFDPTIWHIAGIWAGKNIGIPFYCNTMLFYYRKDLFNDAKLKAQFKAMTGKTLKVPTTWEETIDVAKFFTKKFNPNSPTDYGIALMFPRTHTLFYMYLLFFAPYRRSPEGIKKWGEVDLDYGDYFTADKKPAFNSPEGVKALEMMKALMPYSPDPLGSDYGETLEYFAKGTVAMVPQWTGVWANFKVAPALQPFDKKVGVAMMPSGRSVSGNWALGLNIASKNKREAFLFIQFATNKENDKIKFMKFGVAPSRLSTVRDPEVRKADPRVSVFLETIKTQSHRPRIPEEPKLEDITVGAFSQILLGERPNTVEELNKIADEWMKILKK; this is encoded by the coding sequence ATGAGGAAGTATTTAGTTTTCTTAATGTTTGTCTTAATATTTATTCTTGGTCCAAACCTTCAAGCACAAAAAGAGGTTGTATTAAATGTTTGGTCTTCACCTGATAATGCGGATGCTTTAACTGATATAGCAAATAGATTCATGCAAAAATACCCTAATATTAAGGTTCAGGTAACACCAATTTCATGGGAAGTACTTTATCCAAGGATGCTGGCGGATGTAGCTACTAAGACTGGAGCTTTTGATGTGGCAACTTGGGATGTAATGACTGCTGGTGCAGTAGCTCCTGGATTTGTAGATTTAGAAGAATTTAGAAAGCAAAATCCTGATTTAGTAGATCCTAAATGGGATCCAAAAGATTTTGATCCTACCATTTGGCACATAGCAGGAATATGGGCAGGAAAGAATATTGGAATTCCTTTCTACTGCAATACTATGTTATTCTATTATCGTAAAGACTTATTTAATGATGCAAAGCTTAAAGCACAATTTAAGGCAATGACAGGGAAGACTTTAAAAGTTCCAACTACATGGGAGGAAACTATTGATGTAGCAAAATTCTTCACAAAGAAGTTTAACCCTAATTCTCCTACAGATTATGGAATTGCTTTGATGTTCCCAAGAACCCACACTTTATTCTACATGTATTTACTTTTCTTTGCACCATATAGAAGAAGTCCTGAAGGAATTAAAAAGTGGGGAGAAGTAGATTTAGATTATGGAGATTACTTTACAGCTGACAAAAAGCCTGCATTTAATTCTCCTGAAGGGGTAAAAGCCTTAGAAATGATGAAAGCTCTAATGCCATATTCTCCTGATCCTTTGGGCTCAGATTATGGAGAGACATTGGAATACTTTGCAAAAGGAACAGTGGCTATGGTGCCTCAATGGACAGGAGTTTGGGCAAACTTTAAGGTTGCACCAGCCCTGCAACCATTTGATAAAAAGGTTGGAGTAGCAATGATGCCAAGTGGAAGATCTGTGAGTGGAAATTGGGCTTTAGGCTTAAATATAGCAAGTAAAAATAAGAGAGAAGCTTTCCTATTCATACAGTTTGCAACAAACAAAGAAAATGATAAAATTAAGTTCATGAAATTTGGAGTTGCACCTTCAAGACTTTCTACTGTAAGGGATCCAGAAGTTAGAAAGGCTGATCCAAGAGTTAGTGTATTCTTAGAGACTATAAAGACACAATCCCATCGCCCCAGAATACCTGAAGAGCCTAAACTTGAAGATATAACTGTAGGAGCATTTTCACAGATTCTTCTTGGTGAAAGACCAAATACAGTGGAAGAGCTAAATAAGATAGCAGATGAGTGGATGAAGATCTTGAAAAAATAG
- a CDS encoding LacI family transcriptional regulator codes for MRKEKSKFERKVTLKDIAREAGVSISAVSFALNNKGALNPKTKSKILRIAQELGYKPEREVKKTYTIGLVISDVTNPFYPAVIRGVESVILKHGYSLFLCNTDYDPDLGCTSVKRFIDRHVDGVIIMTNRLDDSVIDLLKLHEIPVVVFDRNVEGLDVSALLVDFQSGISEAVTHLVNLGHTDIAIITGPLDLETAQARLRAFKIALSKYGLELRKDRIFEGDFKMKSGEDAMKKILQLDPRPTAVFASNDMMAIGALREAINQGVRVPKDISIVGLDDIIIASYVNPPLTTVVFPQHEVGSKAAELLLRLMEKGEKMVSYIHTYLVVRGSTGPVNKL; via the coding sequence ATGAGAAAGGAGAAATCAAAATTTGAGAGAAAAGTAACTTTAAAAGATATTGCAAGAGAAGCAGGAGTATCTATATCTGCTGTCTCTTTTGCTCTCAATAATAAAGGAGCATTAAATCCTAAAACAAAATCTAAAATTTTAAGGATTGCACAAGAATTAGGTTACAAACCAGAGAGAGAAGTAAAAAAAACTTATACTATTGGGCTTGTAATTAGTGATGTAACAAACCCCTTTTATCCCGCCGTTATAAGGGGAGTAGAGAGTGTTATATTAAAACATGGATATAGTTTATTCTTATGTAATACTGATTACGATCCTGATTTAGGTTGTACTTCCGTGAAAAGATTCATTGATAGGCATGTAGATGGAGTTATTATTATGACAAACAGATTAGATGATTCTGTGATAGATCTGTTAAAACTCCATGAGATCCCTGTGGTTGTATTTGATCGAAATGTTGAAGGATTAGATGTTAGTGCACTATTAGTTGATTTCCAATCTGGTATATCTGAGGCGGTAACCCACCTTGTTAATTTGGGTCATACTGATATTGCAATAATAACAGGTCCTCTTGACTTAGAAACTGCTCAAGCAAGACTCAGAGCCTTTAAAATAGCATTAAGCAAATATGGGCTTGAGCTTAGAAAAGATAGGATATTCGAAGGTGATTTTAAGATGAAAAGTGGAGAAGATGCAATGAAGAAAATCCTCCAATTAGATCCAAGACCCACAGCAGTTTTTGCCTCTAATGATATGATGGCAATAGGTGCATTAAGAGAGGCAATAAACCAAGGTGTAAGAGTTCCCAAGGATATATCAATTGTTGGATTAGATGATATAATTATTGCTTCCTATGTTAATCCTCCTCTTACAACTGTTGTGTTTCCACAACACGAAGTGGGAAGTAAAGCTGCAGAATTATTACTTCGCCTAATGGAAAAGGGCGAAAAAATGGTGAGCTATATTCATACTTACTTGGTAGTTAGAGGTTCTACAGGTCCTGTAAATAAATTATAA
- a CDS encoding RNA-binding protein yields MSKTLYVGNLSWQTTEEDLQQLFSKEGVVESVRLITDRNTGRSKGFAFVETSEETAQKLINTYNGVEFNGRKIVVSEAKPKKDRPVRNNFHRF; encoded by the coding sequence TTGTCTAAGACACTGTATGTAGGGAACCTTTCTTGGCAGACCACAGAAGAGGATCTGCAGCAACTTTTTAGTAAGGAGGGCGTAGTAGAAAGTGTAAGATTGATTACAGACAGAAACACTGGACGCTCAAAGGGATTTGCTTTTGTAGAAACCTCTGAAGAAACTGCCCAAAAACTCATTAATACTTATAACGGAGTAGAATTTAATGGGAGAAAGATTGTGGTTTCTGAGGCTAAGCCCAAGAAGGATCGTCCAGTAAGAAATAATTTCCACAGATTTTAA
- a CDS encoding MFS transporter, with protein sequence MRRFLSTDFVTDKELRRSLNFVILGVCFGIVFFNTTVGAPIAGLAKELGFGDLLYAIMLALPVLGGAIQLIASLVLERYQKRKKIFLLSGFINRVPWIFIAILPLLIPNKSLLFYVIVFFLIVSSIGGAFLNVSFMSWMGDLVPIEIRGRFFSHRSMLATIVSFTSGLIIGKFLDLVPGIKGFSIVFLLASIFGILDILCFLNVYDPPMKSNLDFEGNIKELFKKALSHPKFSKFLMFAIIWNFALNLAGPFFNIYMLKYLKMSFFEIALYVQLISNLTTISFVRIWGRIIDKFGNKPVLLISSSVVSFLPLLWLLTTPNNYLFIVIIIQILAGIFWPGIDLGYNNLALNLSPDENRSFYIAVLNFFVAIFGNALAYILGGYIIEDVAPFLNNILNTHLNISLVSYHYVFILSAILRFISSRFFLPKIEEERAQSLSNLKEDVLRKIKKF encoded by the coding sequence ATGAGAAGATTTTTAAGTACTGATTTTGTAACAGATAAAGAACTAAGGCGGAGTCTTAATTTTGTAATTTTAGGAGTCTGCTTTGGAATAGTATTCTTTAATACTACAGTTGGTGCTCCTATAGCAGGATTGGCAAAAGAACTTGGTTTTGGAGATCTTCTCTATGCAATAATGTTAGCCTTGCCTGTTCTTGGTGGAGCCATTCAGCTTATAGCATCATTAGTTTTAGAAAGGTATCAAAAAAGGAAAAAAATTTTTCTATTGAGTGGCTTTATTAATAGAGTTCCTTGGATATTTATAGCCATACTTCCCCTCCTCATACCTAATAAGAGCCTCTTATTCTATGTTATTGTCTTTTTCTTAATTGTTAGTTCTATAGGTGGAGCTTTTTTAAACGTCTCTTTTATGTCATGGATGGGGGATTTAGTTCCTATTGAGATAAGGGGAAGATTTTTTAGTCATAGGAGTATGTTGGCAACGATTGTTTCTTTTACCAGTGGTCTTATCATAGGAAAATTCTTGGATTTGGTGCCTGGTATAAAAGGTTTTTCTATTGTCTTTCTCTTAGCATCGATCTTTGGTATTCTTGATATTCTGTGCTTCTTAAATGTTTACGATCCTCCTATGAAGAGCAATTTAGATTTTGAAGGCAATATAAAAGAACTATTTAAAAAGGCTTTAAGTCATCCCAAATTTTCCAAGTTTCTTATGTTTGCTATAATTTGGAATTTTGCTTTAAACTTAGCAGGACCCTTTTTTAATATATATATGCTTAAATATCTAAAGATGAGTTTTTTTGAAATAGCTCTTTATGTGCAGTTAATTAGTAACTTAACTACCATATCCTTCGTAAGGATATGGGGAAGAATTATAGATAAGTTTGGAAATAAACCTGTTCTTTTAATAAGTAGCTCTGTTGTTTCTTTTCTCCCTCTTTTATGGCTATTGACAACTCCAAATAATTATTTATTCATTGTTATTATTATTCAAATTTTAGCTGGTATTTTCTGGCCAGGTATAGATTTAGGTTATAACAATTTAGCCTTAAATCTATCTCCAGATGAAAACAGGTCCTTTTATATAGCGGTATTGAATTTTTTTGTTGCCATATTTGGAAATGCTTTAGCCTATATTTTAGGCGGATATATTATTGAAGATGTTGCTCCTTTTTTGAACAATATTTTGAATACTCATCTCAATATCTCTTTGGTAAGCTATCATTACGTCTTTATATTATCTGCAATATTAAGGTTTATATCTTCAAGGTTCTTTTTACCCAAGATAGAGGAAGAGAGAGCTCAGTCTTTATCTAATCTTAAAGAGGATGTTTTGAGAAAAATAAAAAAGTTTTGA
- a CDS encoding xylose isomerase — MLKFKLVIKNSNMEGNMELVWSSFTFSSLSIEEELELAKQYCKFIELTEEKINSYLKNKSISALKENLEKANINPILINHNRRLEVEKFNEEDWKDLISLSEKLNIPYLLINPGKKPEWLSFNLSVSTFAENIKKILNLLPENMLLTLRIDAFSLINTFGKAWKLYKEIPNLTFLLDTFHFYVSNEEMDVFRDKDLSKIMFIHLKDAENIPKYYLKETNQVLPGDGVIPLVSILSQIKEGGFNNYIVPEIKRLEYEKLPAKDLSILLFTKTKEILEQVF; from the coding sequence GTGCTAAAATTTAAGTTAGTTATAAAAAACTCAAATATGGAGGGAAATATGGAACTTGTATGGAGTAGCTTTACTTTTTCTTCTCTATCTATAGAGGAGGAATTAGAACTTGCAAAACAGTATTGCAAGTTTATAGAGCTTACAGAGGAAAAGATAAATAGTTACTTAAAAAATAAAAGCATCTCCGCTTTAAAAGAAAATTTAGAAAAAGCCAATATCAATCCTATATTAATAAATCATAATAGAAGATTAGAGGTAGAAAAGTTTAATGAGGAAGATTGGAAAGATCTCATCTCCTTAAGTGAAAAATTGAATATTCCATACCTTTTAATAAATCCAGGTAAAAAACCTGAATGGCTAAGTTTTAATCTGTCTGTCTCTACTTTTGCAGAAAATATCAAAAAAATATTAAATTTACTTCCCGAAAATATGCTTTTAACATTAAGAATTGATGCATTCTCTTTAATAAATACTTTTGGTAAAGCTTGGAAGCTCTATAAAGAAATTCCAAATCTTACTTTTCTTCTGGATACTTTTCACTTTTATGTTTCTAATGAAGAGATGGATGTATTCAGGGATAAAGATCTTTCCAAAATTATGTTTATCCATTTAAAGGATGCTGAGAATATTCCAAAGTATTATTTGAAAGAAACGAACCAAGTTCTTCCTGGAGATGGGGTCATACCATTAGTAAGTATATTATCCCAGATTAAGGAGGGTGGTTTCAATAACTATATAGTTCCAGAGATTAAGAGATTAGAATATGAAAAGTTACCAGCTAAGGATTTATCTATTCTTTTATTTACAAAGACGAAGGAAATATTAGAACAAGTTTTTTAA
- a CDS encoding peptidase M55 — MKVFVSVDMEGCSGISSTEYVISGKELYEEGKKLMLHDTLAVVQKAIDLGVDEVIVNDSHANMTNLLVSQFPEKARVIIGSPKPLSMLEGIEGCDIAFFVGYHSPVGSLNAIMDHTYSGASVYNIKVNDIPASEILINALVAGYFNVPVALVSGDDKTVKHASNLLKNVVTVEVKKALSRTSAICLPLSETKALLQKGVEEAINLYRENKDYFKPFKLNPPYKFEIEFVNSQMADAVSIHPDVKRLDGRRVTFQRNDLLEAYNLFRILLIIARNGIF; from the coding sequence TTGAAAGTTTTTGTCTCTGTAGATATGGAGGGATGTAGTGGTATTTCTTCTACAGAGTATGTCATATCAGGAAAGGAGCTATACGAAGAAGGCAAAAAGTTAATGCTTCATGATACATTAGCTGTTGTTCAAAAAGCTATAGACTTAGGGGTAGATGAAGTTATAGTTAACGATTCTCACGCCAATATGACAAATTTATTAGTTAGTCAGTTTCCAGAGAAAGCAAGAGTTATAATCGGCTCTCCTAAACCTTTAAGTATGCTTGAGGGCATTGAGGGCTGTGATATTGCTTTCTTTGTAGGATATCACAGCCCTGTAGGTTCTCTTAATGCAATAATGGATCATACATATTCCGGAGCTTCTGTTTATAATATAAAGGTTAATGACATTCCTGCTAGTGAGATCTTAATCAATGCACTCGTAGCAGGTTATTTCAATGTTCCTGTCGCTCTTGTAAGTGGCGACGACAAAACCGTTAAACATGCCAGTAATCTACTAAAAAATGTAGTAACAGTAGAAGTAAAAAAGGCTTTGAGTAGAACTTCCGCTATTTGTTTACCCTTATCAGAGACAAAAGCTCTACTTCAAAAGGGAGTAGAGGAAGCCATTAATCTTTATAGAGAAAACAAAGATTATTTTAAACCTTTTAAATTGAATCCTCCTTATAAATTTGAAATAGAGTTTGTAAACAGTCAAATGGCAGATGCTGTCTCTATTCATCCCGATGTAAAAAGATTAGATGGAAGAAGGGTTACTTTTCAGAGAAATGATTTATTAGAAGCATACAATCTATTTAGAATACTATTAATAATAGCAAGAAATGGTATATTCTAA
- a CDS encoding BioY family transporter, with product MRTKKITFFAISISLMIIGSYLSLPLPFTNVPFTLQVFFLFLISMLFKPWESFLIILGYLLLGAIGFPVFAGGRGGISVLFGATGGYLWGFLISSPVISIFTNKGKEIYKLFWIILGLLIIYLLGSIWLMFFLKISYKKALILGVLPFLPLDILKGILALLVSKYLDRFRKESLL from the coding sequence ATGAGAACTAAAAAGATTACTTTTTTCGCTATAAGTATATCTTTAATGATCATTGGAAGTTATCTTAGTTTACCTCTCCCATTTACTAATGTGCCTTTTACTTTACAGGTTTTTTTCTTATTTCTTATCTCTATGTTATTTAAACCATGGGAAAGTTTTCTAATAATCTTAGGTTATCTTTTATTAGGAGCCATTGGTTTTCCTGTTTTTGCTGGAGGAAGGGGTGGAATAAGTGTTTTATTTGGGGCTACAGGAGGATATCTTTGGGGATTTCTAATATCTTCTCCTGTTATTTCCATCTTTACTAATAAGGGAAAAGAAATTTATAAGCTTTTTTGGATTATTTTGGGATTGTTGATTATATATCTTTTAGGGAGTATTTGGTTAATGTTTTTCTTGAAAATTAGCTATAAAAAGGCTTTAATCTTAGGGGTTTTACCTTTCTTACCTTTAGATATATTAAAAGGTATTCTGGCTTTATTGGTCTCTAAGTACTTAGATAGATTTAGGAAAGAAAGTCTTTTATAG
- the argH gene encoding argininosuccinate lyase, whose product MALWESRWEQPLNENFKIFSYSLPFDRRLWKVDLLGTVAHLLNLKKSGIITEEEGKRLKEAILKLYGSLLEDEGKIGGSEDIHTFMEENLTELIGDLGKKIHTGRSRNDQVALDMRLYLREQSCEVARLLIMLLKELLNLSRVNIDLVMPGYTHLQHAQVVTLGHYFLAYFEMFYRDLERLEAVFKEIDVMPLGCGALAGSNIPLDREYTANLLSFSKIAENSLDAVSDRDFVLGFLFFIALTYLHLSRLAEEIILWSSKEFSFVELPEAFSTGSSLLPHKRNPDLCEHTRGKTGRLLGDLFWLMTTIKALPLSYNGDLQEDKESFFDALDQIKIALKVWTEFLPNLRFNKERMFQLANNPFLFSTDVAEYLVMKGVPFREAHKIVGSIVKYCEKNNKDFRDLSLEEWRQFSLYFEEDVKRIFSPEFSIYSKKTIGSPNPEINKKIIQRKEDYLKEKEKIWKDIENKLPRLEVLLEYL is encoded by the coding sequence ATGGCACTTTGGGAGAGTCGTTGGGAACAACCATTAAATGAAAATTTTAAAATTTTCTCCTATTCTTTGCCTTTTGATCGTAGATTATGGAAAGTAGATCTTTTAGGGACTGTAGCACATTTATTAAACCTAAAGAAATCTGGAATTATTACTGAAGAAGAAGGGAAAAGACTTAAGGAAGCTATCTTAAAACTATATGGTAGTTTATTAGAAGATGAAGGGAAAATAGGTGGATCGGAAGATATACATACTTTTATGGAGGAAAATCTAACAGAACTTATAGGAGATTTAGGGAAGAAGATTCATACAGGAAGAAGTAGAAATGATCAAGTAGCACTCGATATGAGACTTTATCTAAGAGAACAGTCCTGTGAAGTGGCAAGACTATTAATTATGTTACTTAAAGAACTCCTGAATCTTTCAAGAGTTAATATAGATTTAGTAATGCCTGGTTACACTCATTTACAGCATGCTCAGGTAGTTACATTAGGGCATTATTTTTTAGCATATTTTGAAATGTTTTACAGAGATTTGGAAAGATTAGAAGCTGTATTTAAAGAAATAGATGTCATGCCTCTTGGATGTGGTGCCCTTGCTGGAAGTAATATTCCTTTAGATAGAGAATATACTGCAAATTTGCTCTCTTTTTCGAAAATAGCTGAGAATAGTCTCGATGCAGTCTCGGATAGAGATTTTGTTTTAGGATTTTTATTCTTTATAGCATTAACATATTTGCATTTATCACGGTTAGCAGAGGAAATAATACTCTGGTCAAGTAAGGAATTTTCTTTTGTAGAGCTACCAGAGGCTTTCTCTACTGGAAGTAGTTTACTTCCTCATAAAAGAAACCCAGATCTTTGTGAACATACAAGGGGAAAAACAGGAAGGCTATTAGGAGACCTCTTTTGGCTCATGACTACTATTAAAGCATTACCTTTAAGCTATAATGGGGATTTGCAAGAAGATAAAGAGAGTTTTTTTGATGCTTTAGATCAAATCAAAATAGCTTTGAAGGTATGGACGGAGTTTCTTCCTAACTTACGTTTTAACAAAGAAAGAATGTTTCAGCTTGCTAATAATCCCTTTCTTTTCTCTACAGATGTGGCTGAATATTTAGTTATGAAGGGGGTACCCTTTAGGGAAGCCCATAAAATCGTAGGAAGTATTGTCAAGTATTGTGAGAAGAATAATAAAGATTTTAGAGATTTAAGTCTTGAAGAATGGAGACAATTTTCTTTGTATTTTGAAGAGGATGTGAAGAGGATTTTTTCACCAGAATTTAGTATTTATTCTAAGAAAACAATCGGAAGTCCAAACCCTGAGATCAATAAAAAGATTATCCAAAGGAAAGAGGATTATTTAAAGGAAAAAGAAAAGATATGGAAGGATATAGAAAATAAACTTCCAAGATTGGAAGTCCTTCTTGAGTATTTATGA